AAATTGATCCCAATCCAGAGGCGATTTACGAAACTCGTTCATAAAATATTCCTTAATGTTCTCTCCGTAAGGAACTTTGTTAAGGTTTGAAAACACCAGCATATCCAGGGCCTGCTTATCTAATACCTGCTCCATAGTCATTGAATTAAAAGTCCATAGTTAGTATTTTTCGGCAAGTATTCCAAACCCGCCGATAAAACTATAGAACTGTGCTTCAAACCTTTTTTCTCATTGCCCGGTTATACCGGTATGTCAAACGAGATATCGAAACCAGTGGAACTGAACAACCAAAAGCTGAAGTGGGTGGAGCGCGTCGCTTACCTGATGGATAATCAGTTCAGGCTTCCGGGTACTTCTTTCCGGTTTGGCGTAGATCCGATCGTTAACTTTATTCCTTTCCTGGGCGATATTTCAGCTTTTTTAGTTTCAGCGGTTCTTGTGCTGACCATGGCTCGTCATGGTGCAAGCGGCAAAGTACTTATATTAATGGTACTGAATATCCTGCTCGACGCGGTAATAGGCGCCATACCTGTCATCGGCTGGATCTTTGATTTCGGATATAAAGCTAACTCCCGCAATATCAATCTGCTTAAACGGCATTATGTTGAAGGCAAATATCAGGGCAGCGGTAAAGGAATTATCTTTACTATCATTGTAGTTATCCTGGTATTCTTCATTGTTCTGATCTATTTAATGTGGAAAATACTGGCATGGGCGGCTGATATGATATAGGGCTTACCCAATGGTACAGGGTTTGTATAGATATATTTATAATATTGTAACAAGTACTTAAAGAGGATCCATGAAATTTATAATATACCTTACCTTGCTGATCGTGCCGGGCTCTTTCACTCTTGCTTCAGGGCGGCAGGACAGCACAAGTATTCGTAATAAGGTTCGCGACTCGCTGTCGGCCAGGGCAGATTATTATATATTGATGGCAACTTTTAACAGCGCTATAAAGCCTGCTGATGCAGTAAAGAGTTATAAAAAAGCATTAACGACAGCTCCTGTGCGGAACGAGCTTTGGGAAGCAGACGTCAGGACAGAGATCGGAAAACTTCTCTTTAAATTGAAGAAGGACGAAGCTATTGCTCAGTTTATAAAAGCAGAGTCACTTTATAAGAAACAATCCAATTTGCGCGGAAGGGCTGATGTTCTGGATATGCTGGCTAAAATATATGAGAAGAAAGGGATGCTGACAGAAGCACAAAAACAGTACACTGACCTTTATAAAGTACATATGGAAGCTGGCGACGCCGTCTTCGCAGGGAACGTTGCATCACATCTTTCTGACGTTTTCTTTAAGAAGAAGAACTACGATGCAGCGTTCTCTTACGCTGCTATGGCCAAAAATTCGTATGAAAGGGTGTGCCGGAGAGATAGTTTGGGCTCTATCTACCTAAAGATTGCAACCATCAAACGAATTCAGAATAAACCTAAGCTTGCGGAGTATTATGTAATAAACAAGGCTCTGCCCTACTCCAGTTCAGCTGATGATTTTAAGGGACGGATAAGAAGCTTCGTGTTTCTAGGCAACATGTACAAAGACCAGAAGAGCTATTCTCAGGCGAAGTGGTTTTATATACAAGCGAATACGCAGTCGCGCGCGATCAAAGATACAAGCGGGATAATCAATTCTTTGCTTAATTTAAGTGTGGTAAAAGCCCTCATTGGGAATCCTGTCCTTGCAAAAAGAGATCTGGCAGAAGCAAGGGCCCTGGCAAAAGGGACTCCCTATTCAGATCTCACAGAAGCATTTAACGACAGATACCCTACTCTCCTCAGGAGGCTTGGACTAAAGGATCTGGCGGCTGTTACCATGAAGAGGTCTGCCGATCCGGGAGATTTGCCTGTACAGAAGCTGCTCATTCATGATCAGACAATTTCGCCCTCTTCTACGCTGGTGTTGAGCGATTGATAAATAGAACGATAATACATGGCAATTAAACCGTGGATTCCTGAAGCGGTCCCGGTTGTTCTAGATCTGAGAAATGTAAAAAGCTTTAAATTATAGTGAGATCGTTCGGACGAATATTTACCGGTTGTCCCTCGGTAACAATAACATTTATTGGATCAACACGATAATAAGAGTTGTGATCCAATCCTATAAAATACTCCCCAAAGCGTATCTTATCACTGTTGATCTTGTACTTGTCCCTATCGGTAAGTTCGTTATATTTAGTCTCAGCCTCTTTATTTGTTAAAATTCTTTCCATCGCCCTCTTTTTATATTTGCCCCAATTGCTTGCCCTGCAGTTATATTAAATTATCAAAACTCAATAATACAATTATAACACGAACTATGCCACAAACTTTCGTTTCTGTTATATTTTTTATTTTAATGACAGGCGCGGTTTCCGCTCGCGTATTTTCGTTAATCTGCGTTTGAATAGTTATTGATCCAGGAAATGTTGTACGTATAAATGCTACAGAAGGTTTTGCGGAAAAGATAGACATTCTGTGGAGGACATCCATACCTGATGCATAAGCAGTCTTTACATCCTGCTGTACGCACCAGGCAGATCTTTATTATTGATTCAATTATTTTGAAAATATAAGCCTCGTAATGAATATACCGGCTCCGTCTTCTTTTCCTCCATCGCTTTCTACTCCGCTGGTGACAAAGGAAAGCTTCCATCCATCTTTAGCTAACTCATTCATTTTCGACGTAATGATTGCGTCATTAGACGCAATGTTCTGGAAATTAATCCCTGCGACACTGAAGAAATTAAGGAGCTTTGTTTCTGCAAAAGAGTCTATTTTGGCATCGCCTCTTTTTACATCACCTTGTTTGCTGTCTTTTCCGTCGGTGCGCTCGGTTGTGAAATCAGCAGCATTCACCTCTGTTTTCGTTTCAATAAGCCTCGACCGGCCCAGCCCTCCTGGTACAATTGATTCGACAATAGTAACTACCTTAAATTGTGGCACCGCCTGCTGCGCAAACGAGCTTAGGCTGAGCGCTATTAAACTGAGTGTTAAATATAGATTCTTCATCTCCCTGAGACGTATGCTACATTCCAAACGTTACAGCTCGCGTGCTGATTCTGTTATCTTCAAAATCCGATCTGCAAACCCGCGGTATACCCGATGAATAACTGACGTTTGTCGTCTCCTGAATAATCATTCCAGAAATCATTTTCGATCAGTTTCTTCCCGTCGTCAGTATCGGTTGAAGAAAAGTTAAGAGAAGGACCGCCAAAGAGTTCTATGCGGGGTGTAAGACGGATGGAGGGAAGAACGCGGAAGGTGTTTTTATAGTAGAATCCTTTCTTCCAGTCTTCGAGATATAAACTAGTTAACTCTGCATTTATTCTGAAAGAATTCGATAATGGAAGATGCGCACCAAAGCCTCCTTCAAACGCCATGTATGATGTGCTGGTCTTCCAGTTACCGCCAACACCGATAATGCCATACAGCACCCTGCCTCCCGACCGGAACGAAAGAACGGTTGTTTGTGTCTCATCTATAGTAACTCCGATGCTCTTCTCGCCATTTTTTATAATATTAACAAGGGCAAGCGAGTGGTCGCTGCTATCGGCGATATTTATAAAGCCGGCAAACTGTAATCCCCGTACCTTTTTAGCAACATTAACAAAGCCGGCAAACTGAAAGCCTTCCACATCCCTAACCTTATTAACAAAGCCGGCAAACTGGAAACCTTTAAAGTTGCCGCCATCAATATTGCTGAATCCGGCGAACTGGAAGCCATCTATGTCATTGCGGACGATGTTGCTGAGACCAGCGAACTGAAAGCCTTTGACGGTAGCAGACCGGTTAAGCAGGCCCGCAAACTGAAAGCCGTCAATTGTATCGACATCATTGTAAATGCCTGCGTACTGAAAGCCCTTCATTGCATTCTTCACATGATTTGAGATTCCTGCAAACTGAAAACCTGAAACCTTATCCCTTACTACGTTTGAGATTCCCGCGTAACTGAAAGCCTTCTCCTCCTTTGAAAGGCCGGCAAGGACATGAAAAGAAGCATTATTTGTATACTCGCCCGCCCGCGATCCATTCGTGCTGAGAGGATAGCAAAACCCTATATGAACATTACTTACAGGCTCCTGTGCTTTGGCAATATGGGCGTTAGAAAAAATAAAAAGGCAGACCATCATAAAAACTGATGCTGCCTTTGAAATGTTTTTAAAAGTTAAATTCATCGTTGTATTGTTGTTTATTAGTAATACAACCTCCTGAATTCTTACCCCTATGTCCGGTGTTATTTATTCTATCTTTTTTTCTACAGTGCCAACCAGTGAAATACCAAAATATCCGATGACATCCTTAGAGTTTTCGGTCAGCTTCTTCACATTAGTCCGGGTATTCGTAAGGGGTGAAGCAAAGATGCCACCATTTCTCAACTGGGTTTGCAGGTCGGCCCAGAAATAATAGGCATTTTCCGTCAGCGACCATACCTCTGCTCTTATAGTATCGCCCGCAGCAAATGCGCTGTCAATTTCAAGTCCCATATCTATATAATTGCCATCTACAAATTTATCGGGGAAAATATTGATGTCATCTACGCTGTTAAGGTATCTGTTGTTCTTGAAAAGCTTCACCTGGATAAAATCGTCTTCACCAGGCAATTCCTGGCCGTGGATGTATGGATAATAACCTTCCTGCTCATAAATGATCGATTTCTCTTCATATTTAAAGGTGAGAGAATCGGGAGCCATAGAAAGACGCGGCATTTTCGAAACGGCTTCATAACTGCCTTCGGCGGTCTGGATACGGAGAGTATAGGTTCGTGCCTCTACTCCTCTTATCGCCGATATTTCGTATTTCCCTGCACTTACTTCCTTAAGCTGTTCAGTATGCCCGGCATCGTCGCTCAATGTGAGTGTTGCATTTCTTACCGGTTCAAAATCATTAGAACCACCAAGAGGTTTCGTTATGTACAACTTCACGTAGTGATTTTCAGGGCGGTCGGTTAACCAGCCCTCTACCACAAGAGCAGGTTTACCTTCTTTAACATCAATATCTATAGGATCTTCGCATGCCGAAAACAAAAGAACGGGAGCAAGAAGAATCAGTATTAATTTCAATATTTTCATGATCATTAAAATTTAAAGTTCCAGGTAACAGACGGGATAATTGAACCAAACATTGAAAAGCGGATCGTCTCCAGTTCCGACATGCTGTCTTCGTTCTGACGGAGATACAGGGAAAATGCATTCCGCCGGTTTAATGCGTTAAACATAGAAACGACCCACTCGCTCGTGTACTTTCGTCCGGGAACGGGTTTCTTTTTAAAGGTAGCCGACAGGTCGAGGCGATGATAAGAGGGAATGCGGTAGTTATTGCGAAAGTTTCCTGAATTATACTGTACCGGAAAACTGTCAAACTCGAAACGACCGTCGGGTAAAGTGGCCGGTATTCCGGAAGCGAAATTGTATGTACCCGATAATATAATTCGTGGCTTTAGTTCATATACAGCAACTACGGCGAGAGAATGAGTTTTATCGTATTTAGCCGGATAGTACTCATTATTGTTGATGCCATCTATTTTCCGTTCCGTACGGCTAAGCGTATAACTTACCCAGCCATTCAGCCGTCCGCTGTTCTTTTTAATATAAAATTCCGATCCGTAAGCTCTTCCATCACCAAACAACATATCACCTGGTAAATCCTCGTTAAGCAGGGTTTCGGCACCATTAATAAAGTCCATTTGATTGTGTAGTTTACGATAGTATACCTCGGCGGACGCTTCATACTTATTGTTACTGAAATTTCTAAAGTAGCCAGCTGAAACCTGATCAGCAGTTTCAGGCTTCACATTATAGGAACTCGGCGTCCAGATATCAAGAGGACTGGACGAAATGGTGTTTGACACCAGATGCAGGTTTTGAGCTGTACGGCTTAAAGAAGCCTTTACAGAAGCATTCTCACCAGTCTTTACTTTAAATGAGAGTCTTGGCTGCAGGTTATGATACCACTTTATGCTTTGCCAGTCGCTGAATGTCCTGGTATTCACCGGCTCCTTACGTTCACCTGTAACACCCTCGTAATCGCTTATTTTAGTCTCTCCTTTTGCCAGGCTCTGGAACGCAGAATACCTCAGGCCATACTCGGCCGAAAACACATCGGAGAGCGTTATTTCATGATCCCAGTACAGGTTATAGTCGGCAGCACGCTGACCAGGCATTTCCGTGAAGTTAAAGATAGAGCTCTCACTCGCCGGCTTGGCTGTGCCCGGCATAAAGTCATGAAGTCCTGCTTCTATACCAAAGTAAATGGTATTGCGGGCATCGGGGTACCAGCTATAGGCGTTCTTCAGGCTGTAATCAACAATTGACGCATCCCAGGTAAAGCTCGTAGCGGGATCCTGATAGGCACCTAAACGATACTTATAATCAGAGTAGATCACACTCGTATTCGAAAATAAGCGGGGATTGAAAATATGGTTCCACCTTATGGTTCCCGTTCCATTTCCCCATTGCAGCAAAAACATTTTTGCTGCATCGATATGGTCTTTACCAAAATAGCCTGAAATGAACAGTCGATCCTTGTCAGACAACGTAAAATTCAGTTTGGCACTCAGATCATAGAAGTAGATGGAATTGTCTTTGATATCAGGGTCGGACGACTGTTTAGTAAGGATATCCGTGTACGAACGCCTGGCACTGATGATCATGGAGCTTTTATCTTTTTTTATGGGACCTTCGGCGGTAAACCGGCTTGCTATAAGTCCTAGTCCCCCTGCAAAGTTCCACTCCTTATTATTGCCATCCTTCATACGGGTATCCAGTACCGACGATAAGCGCCCTCCAAACCTTGCAGGCATTTCCGTTTTATAGAGCGCTGCATCCTTTACCGCATCCGGATTAGCCACAGAAAACAGGTTAAAAAGGTGGGATGTAAAATAAAGCGGAGC
The window above is part of the Arcticibacter tournemirensis genome. Proteins encoded here:
- a CDS encoding tetratricopeptide repeat protein; this encodes MKFIIYLTLLIVPGSFTLASGRQDSTSIRNKVRDSLSARADYYILMATFNSAIKPADAVKSYKKALTTAPVRNELWEADVRTEIGKLLFKLKKDEAIAQFIKAESLYKKQSNLRGRADVLDMLAKIYEKKGMLTEAQKQYTDLYKVHMEAGDAVFAGNVASHLSDVFFKKKNYDAAFSYAAMAKNSYERVCRRDSLGSIYLKIATIKRIQNKPKLAEYYVINKALPYSSSADDFKGRIRSFVFLGNMYKDQKSYSQAKWFYIQANTQSRAIKDTSGIINSLLNLSVVKALIGNPVLAKRDLAEARALAKGTPYSDLTEAFNDRYPTLLRRLGLKDLAAVTMKRSADPGDLPVQKLLIHDQTISPSSTLVLSD
- a CDS encoding TonB-dependent receptor; translated protein: MKFIKLFFMALLFTAMQTTAYAQKKVTISGYLKDAVSGESLAGALVTVQGTAIKASANSYGFYSLSLNSGSYKVNYSYVGYQREEHSLVLRRDTAVNVNLNPASNMMNEVVVSTVSKKDNVNKPVNIAPLSMVEVKQLPAFLGEADLIRSFQLLPGVSTVGDGASGFNVRGGGVDQNLVLLDEAPLYFTSHLFNLFSVANPDAVKDAALYKTEMPARFGGRLSSVLDTRMKDGNNKEWNFAGGLGLIASRFTAEGPIKKDKSSMIISARRSYTDILTKQSSDPDIKDNSIYFYDLSAKLNFTLSDKDRLFISGYFGKDHIDAAKMFLLQWGNGTGTIRWNHIFNPRLFSNTSVIYSDYKYRLGAYQDPATSFTWDASIVDYSLKNAYSWYPDARNTIYFGIEAGLHDFMPGTAKPASESSIFNFTEMPGQRAADYNLYWDHEITLSDVFSAEYGLRYSAFQSLAKGETKISDYEGVTGERKEPVNTRTFSDWQSIKWYHNLQPRLSFKVKTGENASVKASLSRTAQNLHLVSNTISSSPLDIWTPSSYNVKPETADQVSAGYFRNFSNNKYEASAEVYYRKLHNQMDFINGAETLLNEDLPGDMLFGDGRAYGSEFYIKKNSGRLNGWVSYTLSRTERKIDGINNNEYYPAKYDKTHSLAVVAVYELKPRIILSGTYNFASGIPATLPDGRFEFDSFPVQYNSGNFRNNYRIPSYHRLDLSATFKKKPVPGRKYTSEWVVSMFNALNRRNAFSLYLRQNEDSMSELETIRFSMFGSIIPSVTWNFKF
- a CDS encoding DUF4249 domain-containing protein, whose translation is MKILKLILILLAPVLLFSACEDPIDIDVKEGKPALVVEGWLTDRPENHYVKLYITKPLGGSNDFEPVRNATLTLSDDAGHTEQLKEVSAGKYEISAIRGVEARTYTLRIQTAEGSYEAVSKMPRLSMAPDSLTFKYEEKSIIYEQEGYYPYIHGQELPGEDDFIQVKLFKNNRYLNSVDDINIFPDKFVDGNYIDMGLEIDSAFAAGDTIRAEVWSLTENAYYFWADLQTQLRNGGIFASPLTNTRTNVKKLTENSKDVIGYFGISLVGTVEKKIE
- a CDS encoding DUF4112 domain-containing protein, with amino-acid sequence MSNEISKPVELNNQKLKWVERVAYLMDNQFRLPGTSFRFGVDPIVNFIPFLGDISAFLVSAVLVLTMARHGASGKVLILMVLNILLDAVIGAIPVIGWIFDFGYKANSRNINLLKRHYVEGKYQGSGKGIIFTIIVVILVFFIVLIYLMWKILAWAADMI